One region of Skermanella mucosa genomic DNA includes:
- the dctP gene encoding TRAP transporter substrate-binding protein DctP, translated as MTIRLCLVIMVAALTAVLTAATGSALARPTLLISTENGPDHVQTLIVRRFVERVRDCCADRLDVDHRFGGELYRDRDVLAALVQGKIGMAVAGTWQLDQVAPDTGAFMLPVFYGRTAEEAALVQDGPAIEAMNGQIEEGLGAIVLGRWIGLGFAHFFTTRTAIDDVDDLAGLRIRSPGGMANAWRLAELGAEPVTIAWTDLPRAMAENRVDGLISTFATLDSVPLWTRGVRFALEDRQYFSHYVPLVSDYLWRQLDEESRRDLRTAWDLGVEEGRALAARAQDDARGRALAAGVRIVVPTPERTSAVRARLVTGQAAVALRSGVGERAIDRITAGLKE; from the coding sequence ATGACGATTCGCCTATGCCTTGTCATCATGGTCGCCGCCCTGACCGCCGTCCTGACCGCCGCCACGGGAAGCGCCCTGGCCCGGCCGACGCTGCTGATCTCGACCGAGAACGGTCCCGACCATGTACAGACCCTGATCGTCCGCCGCTTCGTCGAACGGGTGCGCGACTGCTGCGCGGACCGCCTCGACGTCGACCACCGGTTCGGCGGCGAGCTCTACCGCGACCGCGACGTGCTGGCGGCCCTGGTCCAGGGCAAGATCGGCATGGCGGTGGCAGGGACGTGGCAGCTCGACCAGGTGGCTCCCGATACCGGCGCCTTCATGCTGCCGGTCTTCTATGGGCGCACCGCCGAGGAGGCGGCGCTGGTCCAGGACGGCCCGGCGATCGAGGCCATGAACGGCCAGATCGAGGAAGGCCTGGGCGCCATCGTCCTCGGACGCTGGATCGGGCTCGGCTTCGCCCATTTCTTCACCACGCGGACGGCGATCGACGACGTGGACGACCTCGCCGGGCTGCGCATCCGGTCCCCGGGCGGGATGGCGAACGCCTGGCGGCTCGCGGAGCTGGGTGCCGAACCCGTGACGATCGCCTGGACCGACCTGCCCCGCGCGATGGCGGAGAACAGGGTGGACGGCCTGATCTCCACCTTCGCCACGCTCGACAGCGTCCCGCTGTGGACCCGGGGCGTGCGCTTCGCGCTGGAGGACCGCCAGTATTTCTCCCATTACGTCCCGCTGGTGTCCGACTATCTCTGGCGTCAGCTCGACGAGGAAAGCCGCCGCGACCTGCGCACCGCCTGGGACCTCGGCGTCGAGGAAGGGCGCGCGCTGGCCGCCCGGGCGCAGGATGACGCCCGGGGCCGCGCCCTCGCGGCGGGCGTCCGGATCGTCGTCCCGACGCCGGAACGAACCTCGGCCGTGCGCGCCCGGCTGGTCACCGGGCAGGCGGCGGTGGCGCTGCGGTCCGGGGTCGGCGAACGCGCCATCGACCGCATCACCGCGGGGCTGAAGGAATGA
- a CDS encoding methyl-accepting chemotaxis protein, which translates to MLGSIGSRVLGLAICIAAFVAAALTAATFLRLDRMIETEDGERLETAYRTFVTTLDYRAEESETLVSYLSRMAEVGRLVRGRDHDGLLALLKAPFEANRAATGISQMHVHTSDVKSLLRVNQPEKWGDDLTAIRPMLVEVNRSRKPLRGLEGGVFGLAIRGVVPVLDSDGNHVGSIEAGTFLDDALLKRAAAPDIHYAVFVNTPEGLKRLAATYGDAEPLAPEQALRAAGLGERVVTQGSRGDIPYSLVAEPLRDYSGRVIGAVEVAHDRGPAIAASRNALIESVAIGLGMLALAGVAAMLVGRRLVSPINSLTRTMGLLVDGRTDVEIGYRNRRDEIGAMARAVETFRESRERIDRMISDERLQTERRQRRMERRDRCIADFEQAMSSVSAALSAAARQIGERSDRLGAVADRTAASASTAAAAAVQSTSGVEAVAAAAEELSTSIQDIVRQVSESSAIARDSVEEAERTNTTVAGLADAADRIGEVVALISSIAAQTNLLALNATIEAARAGEAGKGFAVVASEVKNLANQTAKATEDISLQIAALQQVAGEAAGAIGGIGGTIRRIAAIVASIAAAVDRQEESTREIARSVTQVKDGTRVVTEQAGGTLGNAREASGLAEDGRVDVAALAGQTDALRSHVDDFIRDMRAA; encoded by the coding sequence ATGCTGGGATCGATCGGTTCGCGGGTGCTCGGGCTCGCCATCTGCATCGCCGCCTTCGTCGCCGCGGCGCTGACCGCCGCCACGTTCCTCCGTCTCGACCGCATGATCGAGACGGAGGACGGCGAGAGGCTGGAGACCGCGTACCGCACCTTCGTCACCACCCTCGACTACCGGGCGGAGGAAAGCGAGACCCTCGTCTCGTATCTTTCCCGGATGGCCGAAGTGGGCCGCCTCGTCCGCGGCCGCGACCATGACGGCCTGCTGGCGCTCCTTAAGGCCCCGTTCGAAGCGAACCGCGCGGCCACGGGCATCAGCCAGATGCATGTGCATACGTCTGACGTCAAATCCCTGCTGCGGGTCAACCAGCCCGAAAAATGGGGGGACGACCTGACCGCGATCCGTCCGATGCTGGTGGAGGTCAACCGCTCCCGCAAACCGTTGCGCGGACTGGAAGGCGGCGTCTTCGGCCTGGCGATCCGCGGCGTGGTGCCGGTCCTCGACTCGGACGGCAACCATGTCGGGTCGATCGAGGCCGGCACCTTCCTGGACGACGCCCTGCTGAAGCGCGCCGCGGCGCCGGACATCCATTACGCCGTCTTCGTGAACACGCCGGAGGGGTTGAAGCGCTTGGCCGCGACCTACGGGGACGCCGAACCGCTGGCTCCCGAGCAGGCGCTGCGGGCCGCCGGGCTCGGCGAACGGGTGGTGACCCAGGGCTCCCGGGGGGACATCCCTTATTCGCTGGTCGCCGAACCGCTCCGGGACTACTCGGGACGGGTGATCGGCGCGGTGGAGGTTGCCCACGACCGGGGTCCGGCGATCGCCGCGTCGCGCAACGCGCTCATCGAGTCGGTCGCCATCGGGCTCGGCATGCTGGCGCTGGCCGGCGTGGCGGCGATGCTGGTCGGCCGGCGGCTGGTCTCGCCGATCAACAGCCTGACCCGGACCATGGGCCTGCTGGTCGACGGCCGCACCGACGTCGAGATCGGCTACCGGAACCGGCGGGATGAGATCGGGGCCATGGCCCGGGCGGTCGAGACTTTCCGCGAAAGCCGGGAGAGGATCGACCGTATGATCTCCGACGAACGCCTCCAGACCGAACGGAGGCAGCGCCGGATGGAACGGCGCGACCGCTGCATCGCCGACTTCGAGCAGGCGATGAGCTCGGTCTCGGCGGCGCTGTCCGCCGCGGCCCGGCAGATCGGCGAGCGGTCGGACCGGCTGGGCGCCGTCGCCGACCGCACGGCGGCCTCGGCCTCCACCGCGGCGGCGGCGGCGGTCCAGTCGACCTCCGGGGTCGAGGCGGTCGCCGCCGCGGCGGAGGAACTGTCCACCTCGATCCAGGACATCGTCCGGCAGGTTTCGGAATCCTCGGCCATCGCCCGGGACTCGGTCGAGGAGGCCGAGCGGACCAACACGACGGTCGCCGGCCTCGCCGACGCCGCCGACCGGATCGGCGAGGTGGTCGCCCTGATCAGCTCGATCGCCGCGCAGACCAATCTCCTGGCGTTGAACGCGACCATCGAGGCGGCCCGGGCCGGCGAAGCGGGCAAGGGCTTCGCCGTCGTCGCGTCGGAGGTCAAGAACCTGGCCAACCAGACCGCCAAGGCCACGGAGGACATCTCCCTCCAGATCGCGGCCCTTCAGCAGGTCGCCGGCGAGGCGGCGGGAGCCATCGGCGGAATCGGCGGTACGATCCGGCGCATCGCGGCGATCGTCGCGTCGATCGCCGCGGCGGTCGACCGGCAGGAGGAGAGCACCCGCGAGATCGCCCGCAGCGTGACCCAGGTGAAGGACGGCACCCGCGTGGTCACGGAACAGGCCGGCGGCACCCTGGGCAACGCCCGGGAAGCCAGCGGGCTGGCGGAAGACGGACGGGTCGACGTGGCCGCCCTGGCAGGCCAGACGGATGCGCTGCGCAGCCATGTCGACGACTTCATCCGGGACATGCGCGCGGCCTGA
- the pspF gene encoding phage shock protein operon transcriptional activator, with protein MTRPSPDLPALIGESPAFQAMLEHVSKAAPLDKPTLVIGERGTGKELVAARLHYLSRRWDRAFVKLNCGALAESLLESELFGHEAGAFTGAVRRHVGRFELADDGTLFLDEIANAPAAVQEKMLRVIEYGEFERVGGSQTLATDVRLIGATNADLPALAAEGKFRADLLDRLSFDVITIPPLRARPEDIPLLAGNFAVAMARELGRPYFPGFTDRALGQLLAHDWPGNVRELKNTVERTVYRSGRPDRPVDTVVLDPFASPWRPAPPAPPASPPPVPASRPASPEPGSFPDAVRAFEIGLLTAALERNQFNQKRAAADLGLRYHQFRGYLRKYGLSEDRSS; from the coding sequence ATGACAAGACCGTCCCCCGACCTGCCCGCCCTGATCGGCGAGTCCCCGGCCTTCCAGGCGATGCTGGAGCATGTCTCCAAGGCGGCCCCGCTCGACAAGCCGACGCTGGTGATCGGCGAGCGCGGCACCGGCAAGGAGTTGGTGGCGGCCCGCCTGCATTATCTGTCCAGGCGCTGGGACCGGGCGTTCGTCAAGCTGAACTGCGGCGCGCTTGCCGAGTCGCTGCTGGAAAGCGAGCTGTTCGGCCACGAGGCCGGCGCCTTCACCGGCGCCGTGCGGCGCCATGTCGGCCGGTTCGAGCTGGCCGACGACGGCACCCTGTTCCTGGACGAGATCGCCAACGCCCCGGCGGCGGTCCAGGAGAAGATGCTGCGCGTGATCGAGTACGGCGAGTTCGAGCGCGTCGGCGGCAGCCAGACCCTGGCGACTGACGTCCGCCTGATCGGGGCCACCAACGCCGACCTCCCGGCGCTCGCGGCGGAGGGGAAGTTCCGCGCCGACCTGCTGGACCGGTTGAGCTTCGACGTCATCACGATCCCGCCGCTGCGCGCCCGGCCGGAGGACATCCCCCTGCTGGCCGGGAATTTCGCCGTCGCCATGGCGCGGGAACTGGGGCGCCCCTATTTCCCCGGCTTCACCGACCGCGCCCTGGGGCAGTTGCTGGCCCACGACTGGCCGGGCAATGTCCGCGAGCTGAAGAACACGGTGGAACGCACCGTCTACCGGTCCGGGCGGCCCGACCGGCCGGTCGATACGGTGGTGCTCGATCCCTTCGCCTCGCCCTGGCGGCCGGCACCGCCGGCACCACCCGCTTCACCGCCGCCGGTCCCGGCCTCCCGCCCCGCTTCGCCGGAGCCGGGCTCCTTCCCGGACGCGGTGCGCGCCTTCGAGATCGGGTTGCTGACGGCGGCACTGGAACGCAATCAGTTCAACCAGAAGCGGGCGGCCGCGGATCTCGGTCTCCGCTACCACCAGTTCCGAGGCTACCTGCGGAAATACGGCCTGTCGGAAGACCGGTCGTCCTGA
- the pspC gene encoding envelope stress response membrane protein PspC, with amino-acid sequence MNWPESPFASPNPHRLYRDRERGKLFGVCAGLADYFGVDVFLVRLGVAVGGIFFTMPVVGAYLLAALVLKNKPARVYASREEEDFWRTVATKPDVTIAGLKHKFREMERRLGGMETYVSSKEFELDRAINDLDR; translated from the coding sequence ATGAACTGGCCGGAATCGCCCTTCGCCTCGCCCAACCCGCACCGGCTCTACCGGGACCGGGAAAGGGGAAAGCTGTTCGGCGTCTGCGCCGGACTGGCCGACTATTTCGGGGTGGACGTCTTCCTCGTCCGCCTCGGGGTGGCGGTGGGCGGAATCTTCTTCACCATGCCCGTCGTCGGCGCCTACCTGCTGGCGGCGCTGGTGCTCAAGAACAAGCCCGCGCGGGTCTATGCCAGCCGGGAGGAGGAGGATTTCTGGCGCACGGTGGCGACCAAGCCCGATGTCACCATCGCCGGCCTGAAGCACAAGTTCCGCGAGATGGAACGGCGTCTGGGCGGCATGGAGACCTATGTCTCCTCGAAGGAATTCGAACTGGACCGCGCGATCAACGACCTCGATCGGTGA
- a CDS encoding FkbM family methyltransferase, whose product MTLLPSSLSKAYGVVRSALIYRANPLRRRRSRAFYGRFLGPGDLAFDVGAHLGDRVRAWRDLGARVVAVEPQPHLAAVLGRLHGRDPSVTLVPAALGAAPGSAELLVNRRNPTLSTLSAEWAAQVAASKRFPGERWEERVTVEIMTLDALIEAHGVPRFCKIDVEGFERAVLDGLSRPIECLSFEFIPETPERALACLERLADLGPHRYNVALGEERRLLFGDWLDQDAVVEWLRSRRPADGSGDIYARHVPFRSS is encoded by the coding sequence TTGACACTCCTGCCGAGTTCCTTGTCCAAAGCCTATGGCGTCGTCCGCTCGGCGCTGATCTACCGGGCCAATCCCCTGAGGCGGCGGCGGTCCAGGGCGTTCTACGGCCGTTTCCTCGGTCCCGGCGACCTCGCCTTCGACGTCGGGGCGCATCTGGGCGACCGGGTCCGGGCCTGGCGCGACCTGGGCGCCCGGGTCGTGGCGGTCGAGCCGCAACCCCATCTGGCCGCGGTGCTCGGCAGACTCCACGGCCGCGATCCTTCGGTGACGCTGGTTCCCGCCGCCCTGGGTGCTGCGCCGGGCAGCGCCGAGCTGCTGGTCAACCGGCGCAATCCCACCCTGTCCACCCTGTCGGCGGAGTGGGCCGCCCAGGTGGCGGCGTCGAAGCGCTTTCCCGGCGAGCGCTGGGAGGAGCGGGTCACGGTCGAGATTATGACCCTGGACGCGCTGATCGAGGCGCACGGCGTGCCGCGATTCTGCAAGATCGACGTGGAGGGCTTCGAGCGGGCGGTGCTCGACGGGCTGTCCCGTCCGATCGAGTGCCTGTCGTTCGAGTTCATTCCCGAAACGCCCGAACGGGCGCTGGCCTGCCTGGAGCGGCTGGCGGACCTGGGGCCGCACCGCTACAACGTGGCGCTCGGCGAGGAGCGGCGCCTGCTGTTCGGGGACTGGCTCGACCAGGACGCCGTCGTGGAATGGCTGAGGTCCCGCCGCCCGGCCGACGGCTCCGGTGACATCTATGCCCGGCATGTTCCTTTTCGATCATCCTGA
- a CDS encoding sensor histidine kinase, giving the protein MAEEPPKRRQQRTGPSRQALSTLQGATVFAAATIGLVVVLLVVGLWKDRMDRLVQVRSEAETRAILLAQHADGVLRQVDVALAAAAFNLEERASEGTGTETRDPLQRFMARHLPTGGCLVIFGPDGAARSSACPRSADLGLDETTLRDHAGGRITGSMGHDHVLGLIALRRSILDRRGRFLGIAQASFQAVALLGYGHTAGVEQVEVLALPDGDIVVGPSDMFAGQRQDVALDAVTLIGSGMRDAGAIQVAQRDGLIAAAAQTRVLPLLAIAATRTGETLAAWWRTVTIAALIVGILAAGALLLLARLFQIERSRSAAFSELRLKDHALAQSSNGILICRAGADTPIAWVNRAFERNTGYASAEVVGRNPRFMHGTEIAQPALEEIRRALRDSSPVVATVRNFRKDGSLFYNQVSIAPVCDDDGRLTHFIGIQHDVTDRILAERALEDRARFEHTLLDTIPLPVFFKDMNGVYLGANRAFEQALGLERGGIKGLRVTDIADPEIAEVYAKVDRDLRMHGGSRTFETKVRYADGSLRAAVISKAVFLNAASQRAGIIGVFSDIDEIRRREAELASLVDQRDRERARAEEANRAKSNFLACMSHELRTPLNAILGFSEIIRERTFGDDLDRYAEYAGDIHASGEHLLSLINDILDLSKIEAGKLELAPDSLPIGPVVNSVIKLVRQRAEDHGHSLRVDLGDAAEEPLYADERAVKQILFNLLSNAIKFTPDRGRIDLACRRGAGGYVELSVSDTGIGIPADRLLAVLQPFERIDSAYTRGQEGTGLGLSLVDSLVKGHGGTVAIDSTVDVGTCVRITLPTVKRAAGMAA; this is encoded by the coding sequence GTGGCCGAAGAACCGCCGAAACGCCGGCAGCAACGGACCGGTCCGTCCCGCCAGGCGCTGTCGACGCTGCAAGGCGCGACGGTCTTCGCCGCCGCGACCATCGGGCTGGTGGTGGTTCTGCTCGTCGTCGGCCTGTGGAAGGACCGCATGGACCGGCTGGTCCAGGTCCGGTCGGAAGCGGAGACCCGGGCGATCCTGCTGGCACAGCACGCCGACGGGGTGCTGCGCCAGGTCGACGTGGCCCTCGCCGCCGCCGCGTTCAACCTGGAGGAGCGCGCTTCGGAGGGAACCGGGACGGAGACCCGCGATCCGCTCCAGCGATTCATGGCCCGCCACCTGCCGACCGGCGGCTGCCTGGTGATCTTCGGTCCCGACGGCGCCGCGCGATCCTCCGCCTGCCCGAGGTCGGCCGACCTCGGGCTCGACGAAACCACGCTGCGCGACCATGCCGGCGGCCGGATCACCGGCAGCATGGGCCACGACCATGTGCTGGGGCTGATCGCCCTCCGCCGGTCGATACTCGACCGGCGGGGCCGATTCCTGGGCATCGCCCAGGCCAGCTTCCAGGCGGTGGCGCTGCTGGGCTACGGCCACACCGCCGGAGTCGAGCAGGTGGAAGTCCTGGCGCTGCCCGACGGCGACATCGTGGTGGGACCCTCGGACATGTTCGCCGGGCAGCGGCAGGACGTCGCGCTCGACGCCGTCACCCTGATCGGCAGCGGGATGCGGGACGCCGGCGCCATCCAGGTCGCCCAGCGGGACGGGCTGATCGCCGCGGCGGCCCAGACCCGGGTCCTGCCGCTCCTCGCGATCGCGGCGACCCGGACGGGGGAGACGCTGGCCGCCTGGTGGCGCACCGTCACGATCGCGGCCCTGATCGTCGGCATCCTGGCCGCGGGCGCGTTGCTGCTGCTGGCCCGGCTGTTCCAGATCGAGCGGTCGCGGTCGGCGGCCTTCTCGGAACTGCGGCTCAAGGACCACGCCCTGGCGCAGTCGAGCAACGGCATCCTGATCTGCCGGGCCGGCGCCGACACCCCGATCGCCTGGGTCAACCGCGCCTTCGAGCGGAACACCGGCTACGCGTCGGCCGAAGTGGTCGGAAGGAACCCCCGCTTCATGCACGGGACGGAGATCGCGCAGCCGGCGCTGGAGGAAATCCGCCGGGCGTTGCGCGACAGCAGCCCCGTGGTCGCGACGGTGCGCAATTTCCGCAAGGACGGGTCGCTGTTCTACAATCAGGTCAGCATCGCGCCGGTCTGCGACGACGATGGCCGGCTGACCCATTTCATCGGCATCCAGCACGACGTGACCGACCGCATCCTGGCCGAACGGGCGCTGGAGGACCGGGCCCGGTTCGAGCATACCCTGCTCGACACCATTCCCCTGCCGGTCTTCTTCAAGGACATGAACGGCGTCTATCTCGGCGCCAACCGGGCGTTCGAGCAGGCCCTCGGCCTGGAACGGGGCGGCATCAAGGGACTGCGCGTCACCGACATCGCCGATCCCGAGATCGCGGAGGTCTATGCCAAGGTGGACCGCGACCTGCGCATGCACGGCGGCTCCCGGACCTTCGAGACCAAGGTCCGCTACGCCGACGGCAGCCTCCGCGCCGCCGTGATCAGCAAGGCTGTGTTCCTCAACGCGGCCTCCCAGCGGGCCGGAATCATCGGCGTGTTCAGCGACATCGACGAGATCCGCCGGCGCGAGGCCGAACTGGCGAGCCTGGTCGACCAGCGCGACCGGGAACGGGCCCGCGCCGAGGAGGCAAACCGGGCGAAATCCAACTTCCTGGCCTGCATGAGCCACGAACTCCGGACGCCGCTCAACGCGATCCTGGGCTTTTCCGAGATCATCCGGGAGCGCACCTTCGGCGACGACCTCGACCGCTACGCCGAATATGCCGGCGACATCCACGCCAGCGGCGAGCACCTCCTGTCGCTGATCAACGACATCCTGGACTTGTCCAAGATCGAGGCCGGCAAGCTCGAACTGGCCCCGGACTCCCTGCCGATCGGGCCGGTGGTGAACTCGGTGATCAAGCTTGTGCGCCAGCGGGCGGAGGATCACGGCCACTCGCTCCGCGTCGATCTCGGCGACGCCGCGGAGGAACCGCTCTACGCGGACGAGCGGGCGGTCAAGCAGATCCTGTTCAACCTGCTGTCGAACGCCATCAAGTTCACCCCGGACCGCGGCCGGATCGACCTGGCCTGCCGGCGGGGAGCGGGCGGCTACGTGGAGCTCTCCGTCTCCGACACCGGAATCGGCATTCCCGCGGACCGGCTGCTGGCGGTGCTGCAGCCGTTCGAACGGATCGACAGCGCCTATACCCGCGGGCAGGAGGGGACCGGGCTGGGCCTGTCCCTGGTCGATTCCCTGGTCAAGGGGCATGGCGGCACCGTGGCCATCGACAGCACGGTCGACGTGGGAACCTGCGTCCGCATAACGCTGCCGACCGTCAAGCGGGCCGCCGGCATGGCGGCGTGA
- the pspA gene encoding phage shock protein PspA: MGIFSRLTDIINSNLNAILDRAEDPEKLIRLVIQEMEDTLVEVRSSTVKTIAERKEIERRLAALGRELEDWQRKAELALSRGREDLAKGALVAKSKIAEQIDMLQHQLVHIEESLAKSSEDISRLQEKLTDAKKREKAIVLRQKSAASRLKVNSQIHDDRINEAFARFEQVERNLDEMEGRVEAFDLGRKRTLAEEFSDMEASSKVEQELADLKARLHNSKPVAG, from the coding sequence ATGGGCATCTTTTCGCGCCTGACCGACATCATCAATTCCAACCTCAACGCAATCCTCGACCGCGCCGAGGACCCCGAGAAGCTGATCCGCCTGGTGATCCAGGAGATGGAGGACACGCTGGTCGAGGTCCGCTCCAGCACCGTCAAGACCATCGCCGAGCGCAAGGAGATCGAGCGCCGCCTGGCCGCCCTCGGCCGCGAGCTGGAGGACTGGCAGCGCAAGGCCGAGCTGGCGCTGTCGCGCGGCCGGGAGGACCTCGCCAAGGGCGCGCTGGTCGCCAAGTCCAAGATCGCCGAGCAGATCGACATGCTTCAGCACCAGCTCGTCCACATCGAGGAGTCGCTGGCCAAGAGCAGCGAGGACATCAGCCGGCTGCAGGAGAAGCTGACCGACGCCAAGAAGCGCGAGAAGGCCATCGTGCTGCGCCAGAAGTCGGCGGCCAGCCGGCTGAAGGTCAACAGCCAGATCCACGACGACCGGATCAACGAGGCCTTCGCCCGGTTCGAGCAGGTCGAGCGGAACCTGGACGAGATGGAGGGACGGGTCGAGGCCTTCGATCTCGGCCGCAAGAGGACCCTGGCCGAGGAGTTTTCCGACATGGAGGCCTCGTCCAAGGTGGAGCAGGAACTGGCCGACCTGAAGGCCCGCCTGCACAACTCCAAGCCGGTGGCGGGCTAA
- the pspB gene encoding envelope stress response membrane protein PspB has protein sequence MGGGGVFVLAVLFLTIVAPLWIIFHYVTKWRSARGLSAEDERTLAELWDSAGRMENRIVSLEKILDAEAPGWRNRQ, from the coding sequence ATGGGAGGCGGGGGCGTTTTCGTCCTGGCGGTGCTGTTCCTGACCATCGTGGCACCGCTCTGGATCATCTTCCACTACGTCACCAAGTGGCGCTCGGCCCGCGGGCTGTCCGCCGAGGATGAACGGACGCTGGCCGAGCTGTGGGACAGCGCGGGCCGCATGGAGAACCGGATCGTCAGCCTGGAGAAGATACTGGACGCCGAGGCGCCGGGATGGAGGAACCGCCAATGA
- a CDS encoding ABC transporter ATP-binding protein, translated as MTLVLDRISRVVGGETHLHDLSLTLAPGSLNVLFGPTLAGKTSLMRLMAGLDRPSGGRITWQGRDVTGRSVRTRDVAMVYQQFVNYPSFTVYDNIASPLKLAGLPKAEVDRKVRETAAIMHIDGLLGRLPAELSGGQQQRTAIARALVKEAGLLLLDEPLVNLDYKLREELRTEMREIFKRRRSIVVYATTEPLEALMLGGTIAVLHEGRLIQAGPTVEVYHNPASLQVGQVFSDPPLNQVDGVVDGTGVLLADGIRVPAAGHLADLPHGRYRFGVRANHLSVFREHEDDIPVPGLVELAEISGSETFIHVHGRGFAWVVQQEGVHSLGLGEQVTAWVDARRLFAFGADGRLVAAPPRPRLGMAAE; from the coding sequence ATGACGCTGGTGCTCGACCGGATTTCCCGTGTCGTCGGCGGTGAGACTCACCTTCACGACCTGTCGCTCACGCTCGCGCCGGGGTCCCTCAACGTTCTGTTCGGGCCGACCCTCGCCGGCAAGACCTCGCTGATGCGCCTGATGGCCGGGCTCGACCGACCGAGCGGCGGGCGCATCACCTGGCAGGGCAGGGACGTGACCGGCCGGTCGGTGCGGACCCGCGACGTGGCGATGGTCTACCAGCAGTTCGTCAACTATCCCTCCTTCACCGTCTACGACAACATCGCCTCCCCGCTGAAGCTGGCCGGCCTGCCCAAGGCGGAGGTCGACCGCAAGGTGCGGGAGACGGCGGCGATCATGCATATCGACGGGCTGCTGGGCCGCCTGCCGGCCGAGCTGAGCGGCGGCCAGCAGCAGCGCACCGCGATCGCTCGCGCGCTGGTCAAGGAGGCGGGGCTGCTGCTGCTGGACGAGCCCCTGGTCAACCTGGACTACAAGCTGCGGGAGGAGCTGCGCACCGAGATGCGCGAGATCTTCAAGCGCCGACGCTCGATCGTCGTCTATGCCACCACGGAGCCGCTGGAGGCGCTGATGCTCGGCGGCACCATCGCCGTGCTGCACGAGGGCCGGCTGATCCAGGCCGGGCCAACGGTCGAGGTCTATCACAACCCGGCGTCGCTCCAGGTCGGGCAGGTGTTCAGCGATCCGCCGCTGAACCAGGTGGACGGCGTGGTGGACGGGACGGGCGTGCTGCTGGCCGACGGCATCCGGGTGCCGGCGGCGGGCCATCTGGCCGACCTGCCCCATGGCCGCTACCGGTTCGGCGTGCGGGCCAACCACCTCTCGGTGTTCCGGGAGCACGAGGACGACATCCCGGTCCCTGGCTTGGTCGAACTGGCCGAGATCAGCGGGTCGGAGACTTTCATCCACGTCCACGGCCGGGGTTTCGCCTGGGTCGTGCAGCAGGAGGGGGTGCATAGCCTGGGGCTGGGCGAGCAGGTCACCGCCTGGGTCGATGCCCGCCGGCTGTTCGCCTTCGGGGCCGACGGGCGACTGGTCGCGGCACCGCCGCGGCCCCGGCTGGGCATGGCGGCGGAATAG